A segment of the Plasmodium vinckei vinckei genome assembly, organelle: mitochondrion genome:
CCTGTAGCATGCATGTATCTAAAACACCATCCACTCCATAATTCTCTTAGAATATGTTGTATACTATAATATGCATAAGATATTTCTGGAGAGTAACGACTTGCTAAGAATACACCTGTTAAAATTTGAATAAAAAATATAATACCTAATAGGAATCCGTAATTCCATAAGAAATTGATATTTAATGGACATGGATAATTAATTAAATGTGTTTTTACTAGATTAATAGAATTATAGTTCATATAAACAAAAAATATTTAATTAAATATTATTTAAAAATTAATAAACCAAATAAAGTCATTGTTGATCCAATTGAACATATCATATTCCACCCATTTAAAGCGTCTGGATAATCAGGAATACGTCTAGGCATTACGTTAAATCCAAGAAAATGCATTGGTAAGAAAGTAAGAACTACTCCTACAAAGAATAAGATTGACCATAATACAATAATAGTATTTTCACGTAATGTTTTACCAAAGAAAGATTCTTGGAAAAAGCTTACACTTGTAAATAATGCTATAATTGCACCAATAGATAAAACAAAATGGAAATGAGCAATAACGTAATAGGTATCATGTAATGCAACATCTATTGCTCCATTACCTAGAATAACTCCAGTAGTTCCACCAAAAGTAAATGTACATATAAATAATAGAGATAATAATGATGAACTATGTGTAATACCAAAATTAGTACTCATATATGTACATAACCAATTAAATACTTTTGTACCTGTTGGTATAGATATTAGAATTGTTGTAGATGTAAAAAAAGCTCTTGTATCAACTTCTAAACCAGTAGTATACATATGATGTACCCATACAACACTACCTAATACAGCTATACATCCCATAGCTAAAATCATAGATTGATTACCAAATAAACTTCTACAATAATTTGTAGATATAACATGACTAATAATACCAAAAGCTGGTAATATTAAAATATATACTTCTGGATGTCCAAAAAACCAGAATAAATGTTGATATAATATTGGGTCACCTGCAAAAGTAGGATCAAAGAATAATGTGTTAAAGTGTAAATCAGATAATAACATTAAAACACCCCCTGTTAAAACAGGTAAAGTAAGTAATAACATTACTGATGTAATTATTAATGACCATGTTGATACACTTAAAATACCTAAAGTTAACCCTTTAGCTCTTAAATGCATTACAGTGGTTAAGAAGTTTAAAGAAGACATAATACTAGCAATACCAGAGACTAATAGCCCTATTACTATAACATCTACAGCAACTGGTGATAATGACATTAAAGATGTACTTAGAGGAGGATATAAAG
Coding sequences within it:
- a CDS encoding cytochrome c oxidase subunit I, encoding MIFTVHGIIMIFFNIMPGLFGGFGNYFLPILCGSSELAYPRINSISLLLQPIAFILVILSTAAEFGGGTGWTLYPPLSTSLMSLSPVAVDVIVIGLLVSGIASIMSSLNFLTTVMHLRAKGLTLGILSVSTWSLIITSVMLLLTLPVLTGGVLMLLSDLHFNTLFFDPTFAGDPILYQHLFWFFGHPEVYILILPAFGIISHVISTNYCRSLFGNQSMILAMGCIAVLGSVVWVHHMYTTGLEVDTRAFFTSTTILISIPTGTKVFNWLCTYMSTNFGITHSSSLLSLLFICTFTFGGTTGVILGNGAIDVALHDTYYVIAHFHFVLSIGAIIALFTSVSFFQESFFGKTLRENTIIVLWSILFFVGVVLTFLPMHFLGFNVMPRRIPDYPDALNGWNMICSIGSTMTLFGLLIFK